A genome region from Triticum urartu cultivar G1812 unplaced genomic scaffold, Tu2.1 TuUngrouped_contig_3633, whole genome shotgun sequence includes the following:
- the LOC125527345 gene encoding zinc finger BED domain-containing protein RICESLEEPER 2-like: MVEPGGLGDDMTEEEMRVYEEEQRKIDEYEKEKEMEQRPTRRQMKKRSPMWDHFSEVLVDGMLKFGKCKHCNRDIKAVSEVNGTSALKSHFNTCKYNPHNDKNKNQGTLQVIQGESPSVHKFDPEALRKDIAKMIIVDELPFAFTEKAGFREVMSIACPRFNMPSRRTCTRDVVKVYFEERAKLKLFFKQSCQRVCLTTDGWTSQTQDCYMTVTTHFIDPEWNLHKKIISFFLVKGHKGDDIGKAIEKCLMEWGIKNVMTITIDNASANDGGVGYIRKKMIKTGNSIAEGKYFHMRCAAHIINLIVTDGLKELDESIKRVRAVVRYIRHGPSRITRFKELAQLEKVDSEAFLSLDVCTRWNSTYLMLATAINFEKVFARYEEEDPLYTLDLTSEKGPGIPVDSDWENATKMAEFLGQFYHLTLSVSATLHVTMNQFVMDIAEINVVLEEWADSDDILRKTMAKKMQDKYDKYWGRWHEEVENEKGKGKGKKKEEENVNMFVFAATVLDPRFKLSNFTKLAIEELYGELNGGKAWEAVKTFMHALFEEYKAKYAPSDVSKHVGAPQSEPTQKREGRKLLSRINKKWRVGADGEASMSKSEFEKYLHEENEVNRDDFNILKWWKDNASRFPTLARMARDVLAVPVSTVASESAFSTSGRILNEFRTSLTPFMVQALVCAQDWLRGSITINIEEDEEELLRLEKELIEELGSTNSSKSKASSSKSVCKPSGVVPSCPPPSST, translated from the coding sequence ATGGTTGAACCTGGTGGACTTGGTGATGACATGACCGAAGAGGAGATGCGAGTTTATGAGGAAGAACAAAGAAAGATTGATGAGTATGAAAAGGAAAAGGAGATGGAGCAACGACCTACAAGAAGGCAGATGAAGAAAAGATCACCGATGTGGGATCACTTTTCTGAGGTACTAGTTGATGGTATGCTCAAGTTTGGAAAGTGCAAGCATTGCAACCGTGATATCAAGGCCGTTTCAGAGGTTAATGGTACATCTGCCTTAAAGAGTCATTTTAATACTTGCAAGTATAATCCTCATAATGATAAGAATAAGAATCAAGGTACTTTGCAAGTTATCCAAGGGGAAAGTCCTTCAGTGCATAAATTTGATCCCGAAGCACTAAGGAAAGATATTGCTAAGATGATTATAGTAGATGAGCTTCCATTTGCATTTACTGAAAAAGCTGGTTTTAGAGAAGTGATGTCAATTGCATGTCCACGTTTCAATATGCCTTCTAGAAGAACATGCACTAGGGATGTTGTGAAGGTTTATTTTGAAGAGAGAGCGAAGCTGAAACTTTTTTTCAAACAATCATGTCAAAGAGTGTGTCTCACTACTGATGGTTGGACTTCTCAAACACAAGATTGCTATATGACAGTCACGACACATTTTATTGATCCTGAATGGAATTTGCACAAGAAAATCATTAGTTTTTTCCTAGTGAAAGGTCATAAGGGAGATGATATAGGTAAAGCCATAGAGAAATGCTTGATGGAGTGGGGAATAAAAAACGTTATGACAATAACTATTGATAATGCTAGCGCGAATGATGGTGGTGTGGGTTACATAAGGAAGAAAATGATCAAAACTGGAAATAGCATAGCTGAAGGTAAATATTTTCATATGAGATGTGCTGCACATATTATAAATCTGATTGTTACTGATGGTCTAAAAGAATTGGATGAATCAATTAAGCGTGTGCGAGCTGTGGTTAGATATATAAGACATGGGCCATCTAGAATTACAAGATTTAAAGAACTTGCTCAGTTAGAAAAGGTGGACAGCGAGGCATTCTTGAGTTTGGATGTATGCACTAGATGGAATTCCACATACCTAATGTTAGCAACCGCAATCAACTTTGAGAAAGTATTTGCGAGGTATGAGGAAGAAGATCCACTCTATACATTGGATTTAACTAGTGAGAAAGGTCCTGGTATTCCTGTTGATAGTGATTGGGAGAATGCTACGAAAATGGCTGAATTTCTTGGACAGTTTTATCACCTTACTCTTAGTGTTTCCGCCACACTTCATGTGACCATGAACCAATTTGTTATGGATATTGCTGAAATCAATGTTGTGTTGGAAGAGTGGGCTGATAGTGATGATATTTTGCGCAAAACAATGGCCAAGAAAATGCAAGATAAGTATGATAAGTATTGGGGACGTTGGCATGAGGAGGTGGAGAATGAAAAGGGGAAGGGGAAAGGAAAGAAAAAGGAAGAGGAGAATGTGAACATGTTTGTATTTGCTGCAACTGTTCTTGATCCAAGATTCAAGCTATCAAATTTCACAAAACTAGCAATTGAAGAATTGTATGGTGAATTAAATGGAGGCAAAGCTTGGGAGGCAGTGAAAACATTTATGCATGCTTTGTTTGAAGAGTACAAAGCTAAGTATGCACCAAGTGATGTAAGCAAGCATGTGGGTGCTCCACAATCTGAACCAACTCAAAAAAGGGAAGGAAGGAAATTGCTGTCTCGGATAAATAAAAAGTGGAGAGTTGGTGCTGATGGTGAAGCTAGCATGAGCAAATCGGAATTTGAGAAATACCTACATGAAGAGAATGAAGTAAATAGGGATGATTTTAACATTCTAAAATGGTGGAAGGACAATGCTTCTAGATTCCCAACATTGGCTAGAATGGCCCGTGATGTGTTGGCTGTTCCGGTATCAACGGTTGCGTCTGAGTCGGCATTTAGCACAAGTGGTCGCATTCTAAATGAATTTAGAACCTCTCTTACACCATTCATGGTCCAAGCTCTTGTTTGTGCCCAAGATTGGCTAAGGGGTTCTATTACTATCAACATTGAAGAAGATGAGGAGGAATT